The following DNA comes from Corynebacterium urogenitale.
AGAGGATCGCCCATACGATGGTGCTGCGCAGCGTGAGAACCTTACGCACTTCCGACTTGAAAGAGTTGATTAACTGGTTGCCTTTGGTGACGGTCATTGTCGTGGCGTTGCCGTGGGTGGCAGAGGAGGAAGTCTGGGTTGGAGCATTCATGTTTAACGAGCCTCCGTCATGGAAGTGGCCTGCTGATTCGAGTTCTGATGTGATGGTGCGCTCCCCTGTGTCGGGGCGTGACCTTCGTGTAGTTCCGTCGTCCGGTATTCCTGCGCGGTGGCCGTGGCGGCAAGGAAGCGCTGTTCCAGATTGGCCATCTCGGTGCGCAAGCTGGTGATGAGGAAGCCCTGATCGAGAGCAGCCTGTGCAATGAAGGCACGAACCTCTGACTCATCGCGTTCCTCAGGAACATCAACGGTCAGTACGCGGTCACGCTCCACATCCACCACGCAGCCCGCTTGCTTGAGTGTCTGCGCGAGCAGTACAGCCTCCCGGCATTCCACCATGACCTTCGTGCCATCAGCGAGGAACTCCTCCATCGAGTACTCGCCAATGAGCTGACCCTTACCGATCACAACCAAGCGATCGGCGGTCTGCTGCATCTCCGAGAGAAGGTGGGAGCTCACCAGCACTGCCCGCCCCTCACTGGAGAGCTGGCGGATCACGCGGCGGATCCAGCTCACACCTTCTGGATCGAGGCCGTTGACTGGCTCATCCAGGAGGAGGTGCTGGGGGTCTCCGAGTAGTGCAGTGGCCAGACCGAGGCGCTGCTTCATACCCAGTGAATACCCGCCAACCTTCGCCTTCGCTGCGTGGCTGAGGCCAACAAGTTCCAGGCATTCGTCAACGCGTCGGTCGCTGATACCGGCCCCGGCTGCGATCACGCG
Coding sequences within:
- a CDS encoding ATP-binding cassette domain-containing protein, encoding MITVENLSKRYGKKTAVQNLSFHVPDGQVTGFLGPNGSGKSTTMRCMLGLDAPTSGHVNFSGTLASGEAYSGSFAQMAMKSAIAGSVLDAHWFDPKRSGRNHLRVIAAGAGISDRRVDECLELVGLSHAAKAKVGGYSLGMKQRLGLATALLGDPQHLLLDEPVNGLDPEGVSWIRRVIRQLSSEGRAVLVSSHLLSEMQQTADRLVVIGKGQLIGEYSMEEFLADGTKVMVECREAVLLAQTLKQAGCVVDVERDRVLTVDVPEERDESEVRAFIAQAALDQGFLITSLRTEMANLEQRFLAATATAQEYRTTELHEGHAPTQGSAPSHQNSNQQATSMTEAR